From Virgibacillus natechei, the proteins below share one genomic window:
- a CDS encoding MFS transporter: MSSQPNTQSAPKVDKIWTRDFVFICLANFFVFLGFQMTLPTIPLFLKDLGGSDQLVGVVVGIFTFSALLFRPYAGHALESKGRAFVYMTGLAIFVLSIGTYAFIASIGLLFAVRIVQGIGWGFSTTAGGTIATDLIPPKRRGEGMGYFGLSGNLALAFGPALGLTLVGSISFTQLFLICAAFGLIALIFSSQIRYKKVEKSEQKTTTVKFDIFEKTALQPSLLLFFITTTFGGIATFLPLYAIEQDVAGIQLYFLVYAIFLMISRTFAGRIYDKRGHIYVFLPGASLIFIAMLLLSWLPSTAVMLVAAGFYGLGFGSVQPALQAWSVEKAPNNRKGMANATFFSFFDLGIGLGAIVFGQLASVFGYGSIYVTSAGFVLLSIILYTYLLVKARKNAGA, from the coding sequence ATGAGTTCGCAACCAAACACGCAAAGTGCGCCGAAAGTCGATAAGATTTGGACGCGTGATTTTGTGTTTATTTGTCTAGCTAATTTCTTTGTGTTTTTGGGATTCCAGATGACGCTCCCAACGATTCCTTTATTCTTGAAGGATCTAGGTGGCAGTGACCAATTAGTTGGGGTGGTTGTTGGTATTTTTACATTCTCTGCTTTATTGTTTCGACCTTATGCTGGGCATGCGCTTGAATCAAAGGGCAGGGCATTTGTGTATATGACGGGTTTGGCTATTTTTGTACTTTCGATCGGTACATATGCCTTCATAGCAAGCATCGGTCTATTATTTGCGGTCCGTATCGTGCAAGGTATTGGTTGGGGGTTTTCTACAACAGCGGGTGGAACGATTGCCACCGACTTGATACCACCTAAGCGCCGTGGCGAAGGAATGGGCTATTTCGGTCTGTCCGGAAATCTTGCACTTGCGTTTGGGCCAGCACTTGGACTTACGTTGGTGGGCAGTATTTCCTTTACACAGTTATTTTTAATTTGTGCCGCATTTGGATTAATTGCACTCATTTTTTCTTCGCAAATACGTTATAAAAAAGTAGAGAAATCCGAGCAAAAAACGACAACGGTTAAATTTGATATTTTTGAAAAAACCGCCTTGCAACCATCATTGCTGTTATTTTTCATTACAACAACATTTGGTGGGATCGCTACATTCCTACCACTCTATGCGATAGAACAAGATGTAGCGGGCATTCAACTATACTTCCTCGTTTATGCAATCTTTTTAATGATATCGAGAACATTTGCCGGGAGGATTTATGACAAGAGGGGACATATTTATGTATTTTTACCTGGAGCATCACTCATTTTTATTGCGATGCTTTTGTTGTCGTGGCTCCCTAGCACGGCGGTAATGCTTGTGGCTGCTGGCTTTTATGGTCTGGGGTTTGGCAGTGTGCAACCGGCTTTACAGGCTTGGTCTGTTGAGAAAGCACCAAATAACAGAAAGGGAATGGCAAATGCAACTTTTTTCTCGTTCTTCGATTTAGGAATTGGTCTTGGCGCTATTGTCTTTGGTCAGCTTGCTTCTGTTTTTGGTTATGGTTCGATATACGTAACGTCAGCAGGGTTTGTCTTGCTTTCGATTATTCTGTATACCTACCTGTTAGTAAAAGCCCGGAAGAACGCTGGTGCATAA
- a CDS encoding sulfite exporter TauE/SafE family protein, with product MDSFLLFSFIILIASILQTSTGFGFSIVATPFLLLLFDPREAVQINLILSLVISCSLIMKIRKDIDVGMVKRLVHGSIVGLPIGIVVFLVMDMTLLKLGVGVLILLLSLLLVLNFRIAQTMRRDVTIGGVAGGLTTSIGMPGPPVLLYFSGTNTTKEKLRGTILAFYLFVYFVSLLIQVSFAGTSKEIWLSSVAGLPLVIIGLVLGQVMFKRINQRFFRLLTYVLLFFSGIYLLIQQI from the coding sequence TTGGATTCATTTCTATTATTCAGTTTTATTATTTTAATTGCTTCTATTTTACAAACAAGTACTGGGTTCGGATTTTCAATTGTAGCAACACCGTTTCTGTTATTATTGTTCGACCCTCGCGAAGCGGTACAAATTAACTTGATCTTGTCCCTTGTTATTTCCTGTTCCCTAATCATGAAAATCAGAAAAGACATTGATGTGGGTATGGTGAAGCGATTGGTACATGGAAGTATAGTTGGCCTGCCGATAGGTATAGTCGTATTTTTGGTAATGGATATGACGTTATTAAAACTCGGTGTAGGTGTTCTGATTTTACTGCTTAGTTTATTATTGGTTCTTAACTTTCGCATAGCACAAACAATGAGACGGGATGTGACGATTGGCGGAGTTGCGGGTGGACTTACAACTAGTATAGGTATGCCTGGCCCGCCTGTCTTATTATATTTTTCAGGAACGAATACAACGAAGGAAAAACTACGTGGCACGATATTGGCTTTTTATTTGTTCGTCTATTTTGTGAGCTTACTTATTCAAGTTAGTTTTGCAGGTACATCAAAAGAAATCTGGCTATCTAGTGTAGCGGGTCTACCGCTTGTCATAATCGGATTAGTACTGGGGCAGGTAATGTTTAAGCGGATTAATCAGCGATTCTTTCGGTTGCTGACATATGTATTGTTGTTTTTCAGTGGTATTTATTTGTTGATACAGCAAATTTGA
- a CDS encoding superoxide dismutase family protein, producing MKRWMMTVFVLTLAVIISACTGEEEGQGSENQEDRTEQGQEEGADGGTTDTDGEQNSATEEEEKLVSLGGDDGTVVATATLTEADTGVTIKLEGSDLPEGKHGFHIHENAECEQSDFESAGGHFNPTEASHGFDNPDGPHAGDLPNIEVNEDGTVDEEVTAEMVTLNKGEDNSLYSNGGTSLMIHAEEDDYETDPAGDAGDRIACGTIEE from the coding sequence ATGAAGCGTTGGATGATGACTGTATTTGTGCTCACTTTAGCCGTTATCATAAGTGCCTGTACTGGAGAAGAAGAGGGACAGGGAAGCGAAAATCAAGAAGATCGAACGGAGCAAGGACAGGAAGAGGGAGCCGACGGAGGTACTACAGATACGGACGGAGAACAAAACAGTGCTACTGAAGAAGAAGAGAAATTAGTTTCACTAGGCGGAGATGATGGGACGGTAGTAGCAACCGCAACCCTAACCGAAGCAGATACAGGTGTAACGATTAAACTGGAAGGGTCTGACTTACCAGAAGGAAAGCACGGATTTCACATACATGAAAATGCTGAATGTGAACAATCAGACTTTGAATCAGCTGGAGGACATTTTAATCCTACTGAAGCGAGCCACGGATTCGATAACCCAGACGGCCCGCATGCGGGGGATTTACCTAATATAGAAGTGAACGAAGATGGTACCGTTGATGAAGAGGTAACTGCAGAAATGGTGACCTTAAATAAGGGTGAGGATAATTCACTGTATTCAAATGGCGGGACATCACTAATGATCCACGCTGAAGAGGATGATTATGAAACAGATCCAGCTGGTGATGCCGGAGATCGTATTGCTTGCGGAACGATTGAAGAATAA
- a CDS encoding histidine phosphatase family protein gives MQTVEGVSQIIGKEVIIKSDFKERKLSEGPVEDFDLAITKVWEEETFCWDGGESNVIAQNMGVKATLKVLDNYEGKNIAVGTHGNIMVKL, from the coding sequence ATTCAAACAGTTGAAGGAGTTTCTCAAATTATTGGTAAAGAAGTTATAATTAAGAGTGATTTTAAAGAACGGAAATTGTCTGAAGGTCCTGTCGAGGATTTTGATTTAGCAATAACAAAAGTATGGGAAGAAGAAACCTTTTGCTGGGATGGTGGGGAATCCAATGTTATCGCACAAAATATGGGTGTTAAGGCAACTTTAAAGGTATTAGACAATTATGAAGGTAAAAACATAGCCGTAGGTACACACGGTAATATAATGGTTAAATTATGA
- a CDS encoding class I SAM-dependent methyltransferase, translating to MTINFHNPDNKDSYSTRKADTSWHDTIKKMIDMQDIHYAVDVSCGGGIYSRALTDMGVAAVTGVDFSRTMIEEPSLSKIGPLLTACWVEAMIQLHLESVFSFLLLHQLTIYLIKRNTLFLMFLILLDVSI from the coding sequence TTGACGATCAATTTCCATAATCCAGATAACAAAGACAGTTATTCAACCCGAAAGGCAGACACTAGTTGGCATGATACAATTAAGAAGATGATCGATATGCAGGATATTCATTATGCAGTGGATGTAAGTTGTGGAGGTGGTATCTATTCAAGAGCCTTAACTGATATGGGAGTTGCTGCTGTGACTGGTGTTGATTTTTCAAGGACGATGATTGAGGAACCATCCTTATCCAAGATAGGACCCCTTTTGACTGCTTGCTGGGTGGAGGCAATGATCCAGTTGCACCTAGAATCAGTATTTTCATTTTTATTACTCCATCAACTAACAATTTATTTGATAAAACGGAATACTCTGTTTTTAATGTTTCTTATTCTACTAGATGTTTCAATATAA
- a CDS encoding DUF378 domain-containing protein yields the protein MRTVQRIALALLIIGGINWGLIGLFQWDLVASLFGGQEAALSRVVYTLVGISALFCLTLLFEPMDETEHGNDRGRESRKLNYGTEFSDETDASNLNDSSRDFPEKDRDL from the coding sequence TTGAGAACAGTTCAACGTATTGCGTTAGCATTATTAATAATCGGTGGTATTAATTGGGGACTGATTGGATTATTTCAATGGGACTTAGTCGCATCGCTGTTTGGTGGACAAGAAGCAGCATTGTCAAGAGTAGTGTATACACTTGTTGGAATTAGTGCCTTGTTCTGCCTGACATTATTATTTGAGCCAATGGATGAAACTGAACATGGCAATGATCGGGGAAGAGAATCCAGGAAATTAAATTATGGTACAGAATTTAGTGATGAAACAGATGCATCTAATTTAAACGATTCTTCCAGAGACTTCCCTGAAAAGGATAGAGATTTATAA
- a CDS encoding AEC family transporter, whose product MMGVFVQEMLQLYLIAVVGFTVRKTKILNEEANHVLTQLILYITLPALILFSLNIQFSFALLGDFLWLMLMSAYILLLSIFLASWMRKRSQLSTNKKSVYEGLIIFGNQGYIGYAVVFAVFGEQGIVYLTMFNIVYFILIWIYGIYLFTRDTVAIEWKKIFLNPGVLFTSIGLIIFFLPISLPVMLANTLESVGKMTIPLSMILMGSLIANVSFKDILFLLKDKYIWKSAMAKLLFIPLLLLPFAAFSIPFSLFAVAFLVAGMPSAPTMSLYAQKFGGDALFASLGVLVSSLLCAFSIPLLYFILYLLY is encoded by the coding sequence ATGATGGGGGTCTTTGTACAGGAGATGCTCCAGCTCTACCTTATTGCGGTGGTGGGGTTTACAGTAAGAAAAACAAAAATACTTAATGAAGAGGCGAATCATGTACTGACACAGCTGATCTTATATATTACATTACCCGCTCTCATTTTATTCTCATTGAATATTCAATTTTCCTTTGCTTTGTTAGGAGATTTTTTATGGTTGATGTTGATGTCTGCCTATATCCTTCTATTGTCCATTTTTTTAGCTAGTTGGATGCGGAAGCGATCACAGCTTTCAACAAATAAGAAAAGTGTGTACGAGGGTCTTATTATTTTTGGCAATCAGGGATATATTGGCTACGCTGTCGTTTTTGCCGTTTTTGGGGAGCAGGGAATCGTTTATTTAACGATGTTTAATATCGTATACTTTATTCTCATATGGATCTATGGTATTTACTTATTTACCAGGGATACAGTTGCAATTGAGTGGAAAAAAATCTTCCTGAATCCGGGAGTTCTTTTCACATCGATCGGATTGATCATTTTCTTTCTCCCAATTAGCTTGCCTGTTATGCTTGCAAATACCCTGGAGAGTGTTGGAAAAATGACGATTCCGCTATCCATGATTTTAATGGGCAGCTTAATCGCGAATGTAAGTTTCAAAGACATCCTATTTTTATTAAAAGATAAATACATATGGAAATCTGCCATGGCGAAGCTGCTCTTTATCCCGCTATTACTACTACCTTTTGCTGCATTCTCTATACCATTTAGCCTATTTGCGGTTGCCTTTCTTGTTGCAGGAATGCCATCAGCTCCTACGATGTCGCTTTATGCGCAGAAATTCGGAGGCGATGCCCTTTTTGCTTCCTTGGGCGTATTAGTATCCAGTCTGTTATGTGCTTTTAGTATCCCATTGCTTTACTTTATTTTGTATCTCTTATACTAA
- a CDS encoding YugN family protein → MIELKTAIEGKKTYFGQMRKLLKPMGYTLCGNWEYDRAFFDGLLWRDAGETIYIRIPFHVLDGELDNDDTYIEFGTPFVIKHVVHIGLDRDADSLLLTAAGGLNQFQEPIDRDGYIKDKNEWEKSGEQAIEYIMDHI, encoded by the coding sequence GTGATTGAACTAAAAACAGCTATTGAAGGAAAGAAAACATACTTCGGACAAATGAGAAAATTACTTAAGCCTATGGGTTACACGTTGTGTGGGAACTGGGAGTATGACAGAGCCTTTTTCGACGGATTATTATGGAGAGATGCTGGCGAGACGATTTACATAAGAATTCCATTTCACGTCTTAGACGGAGAACTGGATAACGATGACACCTATATAGAGTTTGGAACACCCTTCGTAATTAAACATGTCGTTCATATCGGCTTAGATAGGGATGCTGATTCATTACTTCTCACTGCAGCAGGGGGACTAAATCAGTTTCAGGAACCGATTGATAGAGATGGCTACATAAAAGACAAAAATGAATGGGAAAAAAGCGGTGAACAGGCTATAGAATATATCATGGATCATATTTAA
- a CDS encoding DoxX family protein: MIMNFIRNNKIFAGVLAFLRIYIGYQWLTSGYGKIVGGEFDAGGFIQGAIANSTGEGATVQAWWGTFLETMALPNAGLFTGMVMWGELLVGIALILGIFTNFSALMGITMNFAFLFSGTVSTNAQMVIITVFLMVAGYNAGRYGLDRWVLPFLKSKITATKKTNKQENEETVVA; the protein is encoded by the coding sequence ATGATTATGAACTTCATTCGCAATAATAAAATTTTTGCAGGCGTATTAGCTTTCTTAAGAATTTATATTGGGTATCAATGGCTCACAAGTGGCTATGGAAAAATTGTTGGAGGAGAATTTGACGCAGGTGGATTTATCCAAGGGGCAATTGCTAATTCAACTGGTGAAGGTGCAACTGTTCAGGCATGGTGGGGAACCTTTTTAGAAACAATGGCTTTACCAAATGCCGGCTTATTTACAGGAATGGTTATGTGGGGCGAATTGCTAGTAGGTATCGCACTGATCCTAGGTATCTTTACAAACTTCTCAGCACTAATGGGTATCACCATGAACTTCGCATTCCTATTCAGTGGCACCGTAAGTACAAACGCGCAAATGGTTATTATCACTGTATTCCTAATGGTTGCAGGTTATAATGCAGGTAGGTATGGCTTAGACAGATGGGTTCTTCCTTTCTTGAAGAGCAAAATAACAGCGACAAAAAAAACGAACAAACAAGAAAACGAGGAAACGGTTGTTGCATAG
- a CDS encoding GntR family transcriptional regulator, with protein MELPIRLSKDSREPIYHQIEKQIKALIVGGHLLAGTPLPSIRVLSKDLEISVITIRRAYQNLEHQEFIRTNQGKGTFVAEIENSLKQQVKISSVYEAIEKAVETALHYDYSSDQIEKVFHDVLMRYKKGE; from the coding sequence GTGGAACTGCCAATTCGTCTTTCCAAGGATTCTAGAGAGCCAATCTATCACCAAATCGAAAAACAGATAAAAGCACTGATTGTCGGTGGACATCTTCTGGCAGGTACGCCACTACCTTCGATTCGAGTGCTTTCCAAGGATCTGGAAATCAGTGTAATTACGATCAGACGCGCCTATCAAAATTTGGAACACCAGGAATTTATACGAACAAACCAAGGTAAAGGTACCTTTGTTGCAGAAATTGAAAATTCGCTGAAACAACAAGTGAAAATATCCTCTGTCTATGAAGCAATAGAAAAGGCAGTGGAAACAGCGCTTCATTATGATTATTCAAGTGATCAAATTGAGAAGGTTTTTCACGATGTATTAATGAGGTATAAGAAAGGAGAGTAA
- a CDS encoding ATP-binding cassette domain-containing protein: MDSFVEINELQKQIDDFHLGPINVTVEPGTITALVGNNGSGKSSLLKLMMNLAKPDTGNTTIFGKKVSSENESWKSHVSYQPQTVIGWNAYTGKTLKNLISALYPNWDEVAFNHMVDLFDIPLNKQFGKLSQGVQQKLSLALTIPRNTPLLLLDEPTSFMDIPSKKHLTDILVDWMDQGDRAIIMASHQSADMMKLADYLSVIRSGEWIGNFEKEALTETFKRYWVSNSLPAAHIPGEVSRGDQQIISNQPEATENYFLENNLEWANRTALDLEDIITLLLQRKHGDGSFAS; encoded by the coding sequence ATGGATAGCTTTGTTGAAATCAACGAACTACAGAAACAAATAGATGATTTCCATCTCGGGCCGATTAATGTAACGGTTGAACCTGGAACGATAACGGCCTTAGTCGGAAATAATGGATCTGGTAAAAGCTCTTTGTTAAAACTCATGATGAACCTTGCTAAACCTGATACGGGAAACACTACGATTTTCGGAAAAAAAGTTTCAAGCGAAAATGAAAGCTGGAAGAGCCACGTTTCCTACCAACCGCAAACAGTGATTGGATGGAATGCATATACAGGTAAAACGTTAAAAAATTTAATATCTGCATTATATCCTAACTGGGATGAAGTAGCATTCAACCATATGGTAGACCTTTTCGATATCCCGTTAAATAAACAGTTTGGTAAATTATCACAAGGTGTCCAGCAGAAACTGAGCCTTGCCTTAACGATTCCAAGAAATACACCCTTATTATTGCTAGATGAACCAACATCCTTCATGGATATTCCTTCTAAAAAACATCTAACAGACATATTAGTGGATTGGATGGATCAGGGAGATCGCGCAATTATCATGGCAAGCCATCAATCTGCAGATATGATGAAACTTGCAGACTACTTATCCGTAATAAGAAGTGGTGAATGGATTGGGAATTTTGAAAAAGAGGCATTGACCGAGACATTTAAACGTTATTGGGTGAGCAATTCCCTTCCAGCAGCGCATATACCAGGTGAAGTTTCCCGGGGAGATCAGCAAATCATATCGAATCAGCCTGAAGCAACGGAAAATTATTTCCTGGAAAATAATTTGGAGTGGGCAAATCGGACGGCACTGGATTTGGAAGATATTATTACGCTGTTGCTACAGCGGAAGCACGGGGACGGTTCTTTTGCTTCTTAA
- a CDS encoding MerR family transcriptional regulator yields MYTISEFGMKTGISTRTLRFYEEIGLLYPSERNASGHRLYGLSELATLQQIQSLKFIGYSLQEIKYFLEERGASMDHLESSLPLQKKLLMEKRDELNQAIDSIDYVQGLLEDGHSMTWRHLSSLLQSIECEEDQKEWMKEYFSEDFAQQYFDLTKEQRQELDKDWMLILADVKKLINDNVPAHAPEAKQVVFRMLKLLSKSMPKEELLTYMKEVEHTVESGKMDDFNFPSFWTPEEETYIEEVMKAIEQEMKA; encoded by the coding sequence ATGTATACAATTAGTGAATTCGGAATGAAAACTGGTATCTCAACGAGAACACTGCGCTTTTATGAGGAAATTGGATTGCTCTATCCGAGTGAACGCAACGCGAGTGGTCATCGTCTTTACGGACTTTCGGAACTAGCCACGCTGCAACAAATTCAATCGTTAAAATTCATCGGTTATTCACTTCAGGAAATTAAGTATTTTCTTGAAGAAAGAGGTGCATCAATGGACCATTTAGAATCTTCACTTCCCCTACAAAAGAAGCTGTTAATGGAGAAACGAGATGAGTTGAACCAGGCAATTGATTCGATCGATTATGTGCAGGGATTGCTGGAGGATGGACATTCGATGACATGGAGGCACTTAAGTTCCTTGCTCCAAAGTATTGAATGTGAAGAGGATCAAAAAGAATGGATGAAGGAGTATTTCTCTGAAGATTTCGCTCAGCAGTACTTTGACCTTACGAAAGAACAGCGTCAAGAGCTTGATAAAGATTGGATGTTGATCTTAGCAGACGTAAAAAAGCTAATAAACGACAACGTGCCAGCACATGCTCCTGAAGCGAAACAAGTAGTCTTTCGCATGCTCAAACTTCTCTCAAAATCCATGCCAAAAGAGGAATTGCTCACTTATATGAAAGAAGTTGAACACACAGTCGAATCAGGCAAGATGGATGACTTTAATTTCCCAAGCTTCTGGACACCGGAGGAAGAAACATATATAGAAGAAGTGATGAAAGCCATAGAACAAGAGATGAAAGCGTAG
- a CDS encoding ABC transporter ATP-binding protein yields METMLSVEKLGKSFKDKQVISDISFDVRKGEIMAILGPNGAGKSTTIRNIMGIMYPDAGTITFQNNAAQEIPRHKIGYLPEERGLYKNVKVMDILLYLAELKDYPLDKAKERALDYLKKFDLEGKDNVSVEELSKGMGQKVQFIASVIHEPELLILDEPFSGLDPVSQELFKQEIRNLANNGTAILLSSHQMNLVEEMADRLFMMHQGQKVIHGTMDDVKTQYANFKCTIRGENDLGELERLPEVQRVEQKEETAILYLSNDVQPSIWLKSLPDHVVIQELSIDRISLHEIFIDIATNRKLIKEEGEINA; encoded by the coding sequence ATGGAAACAATGTTATCCGTAGAAAAGTTAGGAAAATCATTTAAAGACAAACAGGTTATCTCAGATATATCCTTTGATGTACGAAAAGGAGAAATCATGGCTATCCTGGGGCCAAATGGAGCCGGGAAATCAACGACAATTCGAAATATCATGGGGATCATGTACCCAGATGCGGGCACGATTACCTTTCAAAACAACGCGGCACAAGAAATTCCGCGCCACAAAATTGGCTATTTGCCGGAAGAACGCGGGCTATACAAAAATGTAAAAGTAATGGATATCTTACTTTATTTAGCAGAGCTCAAGGACTATCCACTTGATAAGGCAAAAGAGCGTGCACTTGACTATTTGAAAAAATTCGACCTAGAAGGCAAAGATAACGTCTCGGTTGAAGAACTTTCCAAAGGGATGGGGCAAAAAGTTCAGTTTATCGCATCGGTCATACATGAACCAGAGTTGCTTATTTTGGATGAACCTTTTTCTGGACTCGATCCAGTTAGTCAGGAATTATTCAAACAAGAGATTCGCAATCTAGCGAACAATGGTACAGCTATACTTCTGTCATCCCATCAAATGAACCTGGTTGAAGAAATGGCTGACAGATTGTTTATGATGCATCAAGGCCAAAAAGTGATCCATGGGACGATGGATGATGTGAAAACCCAATATGCGAATTTCAAATGTACCATTCGCGGGGAAAATGACCTTGGTGAGCTCGAACGTCTGCCGGAAGTACAGCGTGTGGAGCAAAAGGAAGAAACAGCTATTCTTTATTTATCCAACGATGTACAGCCATCCATTTGGTTGAAAAGTCTTCCGGATCACGTAGTCATTCAAGAATTATCGATTGATCGTATTTCTCTGCATGAAATATTTATTGATATTGCAACAAACAGGAAGTTAATAAAGGAGGAAGGTGAGATAAATGCGTAA
- a CDS encoding ABC transporter permease, whose product MRNTMKVAKWEVKRNLKNKSYIIGLFLTPAIFLFFFMMPTIFGGSDEEEEVSTSVLVHDQLGVYEEIQQASGQADLDWELQQTDIDETNVSGELENSENTAYVFIDDRALEEGVVPVYTSEEIDPFFINQVTMLEAPIQAIQLEQLGLTDEEMAVVSSGVVFEETSPESVDGAGEEPTEAGMPEEMLERLVPGAFAGAIMLSIVFTGMAIFQSASQEKKDKIAEIILSSLTPGELMQGKIFGYFILGLIQVAVLVVFVLPVIVWQVDMPIMEYLFVPELLLLIAIAILGYLLFASIFVGIGATMADVSTAGNFQGMVMMLPFLPFIFIGPVLSDPNGLAAQIGTYIPFTSPGVLLLRLSTMEEWPWVEIIIALAILVVSVWIFMKLAGKIFKTGILLYGKNATPGEIWKWIRA is encoded by the coding sequence ATGCGTAACACGATGAAGGTTGCTAAATGGGAAGTTAAACGTAATTTAAAAAACAAATCGTATATTATTGGTTTATTCTTAACACCAGCAATTTTCCTGTTTTTCTTTATGATGCCGACTATTTTTGGCGGATCGGATGAGGAGGAAGAAGTATCAACATCCGTTCTCGTTCATGATCAGCTCGGTGTATACGAGGAAATCCAACAAGCTAGTGGGCAAGCTGATTTGGACTGGGAATTACAGCAGACAGATATAGATGAAACCAATGTAAGTGGTGAATTAGAAAATAGCGAAAACACAGCTTATGTATTTATTGATGATCGCGCTCTAGAAGAGGGTGTCGTTCCAGTCTATACGAGTGAAGAAATCGATCCATTTTTTATCAATCAAGTTACCATGTTGGAAGCACCAATCCAAGCGATACAACTGGAACAGTTAGGGTTAACCGATGAGGAAATGGCAGTCGTTTCTAGTGGTGTCGTATTTGAGGAGACATCACCAGAAAGTGTTGATGGTGCAGGGGAAGAACCTACCGAAGCAGGAATGCCTGAGGAAATGCTGGAACGCCTTGTACCGGGAGCATTTGCAGGAGCTATCATGCTTTCTATTGTATTTACGGGTATGGCAATCTTTCAAAGTGCTTCTCAAGAAAAGAAAGATAAAATTGCTGAGATCATTCTATCATCCCTAACACCAGGAGAATTAATGCAAGGAAAGATCTTTGGTTATTTCATATTAGGGCTGATTCAGGTTGCGGTTTTGGTTGTATTCGTCTTGCCAGTTATCGTATGGCAAGTAGATATGCCGATTATGGAATATCTATTTGTACCTGAACTACTGTTGCTGATTGCTATCGCTATTTTAGGCTATCTCTTGTTTGCATCAATCTTCGTTGGAATCGGTGCAACGATGGCTGATGTATCAACTGCAGGAAACTTTCAGGGCATGGTTATGATGCTTCCGTTCTTACCATTTATCTTTATCGGGCCCGTATTAAGTGACCCAAATGGTTTGGCAGCACAAATCGGCACTTATATTCCATTCACCTCCCCTGGTGTTTTACTGCTTCGCCTATCGACGATGGAGGAATGGCCATGGGTAGAAATCATTATTGCTTTAGCTATTTTAGTTGTCAGTGTCTGGATCTTCATGAAACTGGCAGGCAAAATATTCAAGACAGGGATTTTACTGTACGGGAAAAATGCTACACCAGGTGAGATTTGGAAGTGGATTCGCGCGTAG